Proteins found in one Haloferax litoreum genomic segment:
- a CDS encoding bacterio-opsin activator domain-containing protein produces MDESSSQTHVLLVVDSVESSRIEDALEPLSVTVAPSVDAAKEQCDAESVDCLVVATDRVDAISSLRPETTAPLVAVVTPDGDLSSEQALDAGAADAVPLVDSNLFDRLPERVESAVAWHRHGTVAAERITEDLKEQAIDEAPVGITIADCTLPDRPLVYVNEAFESMTGYSVESALGRNCRYLQGPKTNPERVAELRTAIENEAAASVELLNYREGGETFWNRVDLAPLSGPNGEVTHYVGFQTDITERVRAEEAAERNAERVEEERARLSTLVDLIEGLLEDVTEALVRAETRQELEAAVCSRVAETESFTCAWIGDCDLSPAVIVPNEWAGTETAFVEALEIDGDADDVTARAAETLRVQSAVAANGSLHEGEAVPFRAAIAVPIIHRETLYGVLTVYADTDELDDEVNVVFGTLGRAVGAAIDAFESRRSLISEGVLELELDVSDPTQPLVQIAAATECELAYEGSVLHDDGTLSLFVSSTPPTQLDAADVDVDGVGTIARVPRGDDVGLSELVLSGGSLAHLVADAGGRLIDLEADETGSRFTVVVPDRSVGRALLDDLRQAATGVELRAVRDRSEPPQTPREFVGSVGADLTDRQHTALQLAYLGGFFEWPHGVTGDELAEAMDVSRATFHQHLRAAERKLVTQFFEVGSN; encoded by the coding sequence CGATGCAGCGAAGGAGCAATGCGACGCCGAGTCGGTCGACTGCCTCGTCGTCGCGACGGACCGGGTCGACGCCATCTCGTCGTTGCGACCCGAGACGACGGCCCCACTCGTCGCAGTCGTCACACCTGACGGTGACCTCTCGTCTGAACAGGCACTGGACGCTGGTGCAGCAGATGCTGTCCCTCTCGTCGACTCGAATCTCTTCGACCGACTCCCAGAACGAGTCGAGAGTGCCGTCGCGTGGCACCGACACGGAACAGTCGCGGCCGAACGAATCACCGAAGACCTGAAAGAACAGGCGATAGACGAAGCGCCCGTCGGTATCACCATCGCCGACTGCACGCTCCCCGACCGACCTCTCGTCTACGTCAACGAGGCGTTCGAGTCGATGACGGGCTACTCTGTCGAGTCGGCGTTGGGTCGAAACTGTCGTTACCTACAGGGGCCGAAAACGAACCCGGAACGTGTCGCCGAACTCCGCACGGCAATCGAGAACGAAGCGGCGGCGTCGGTCGAACTCCTGAACTACAGAGAGGGCGGTGAGACGTTCTGGAACCGGGTCGACCTCGCCCCACTCAGCGGACCGAACGGCGAGGTGACACACTACGTCGGGTTCCAGACGGACATCACCGAACGGGTGCGTGCCGAAGAAGCCGCAGAGCGGAACGCCGAGCGGGTAGAAGAAGAGCGTGCGCGACTCAGCACGCTCGTCGACCTCATCGAAGGACTCCTCGAAGACGTGACGGAGGCCCTCGTCAGGGCGGAGACGCGCCAAGAACTCGAAGCGGCGGTGTGTTCCCGCGTCGCGGAGACAGAGTCGTTCACGTGCGCGTGGATTGGTGACTGTGACCTCTCGCCTGCGGTCATCGTCCCGAACGAGTGGGCCGGCACAGAGACGGCGTTCGTCGAAGCACTCGAAATCGATGGCGACGCCGACGATGTCACTGCACGGGCCGCAGAGACACTTCGCGTCCAGTCTGCCGTCGCCGCAAACGGGTCGTTACACGAGGGTGAGGCCGTGCCGTTTCGGGCGGCTATTGCAGTGCCGATAATCCACCGAGAGACGCTCTACGGCGTGTTGACCGTGTACGCAGACACAGACGAACTCGACGACGAGGTGAACGTGGTCTTCGGAACGCTCGGCCGAGCGGTCGGCGCGGCAATCGACGCCTTCGAGAGCAGACGCTCGCTCATCTCTGAGGGCGTCCTCGAACTCGAACTCGACGTGAGTGACCCGACCCAGCCTCTCGTCCAAATCGCGGCGGCAACCGAGTGCGAACTCGCGTACGAGGGGTCGGTCCTCCACGACGACGGCACGCTCAGTCTGTTCGTCTCGTCGACGCCGCCGACGCAACTCGACGCGGCCGACGTCGACGTCGATGGTGTCGGCACCATCGCACGCGTCCCGCGCGGAGACGATGTCGGCCTGTCCGAACTCGTCTTGTCGGGGGGGTCACTCGCGCACCTCGTCGCGGACGCCGGTGGACGACTCATCGACCTCGAAGCCGACGAGACCGGCAGTCGGTTCACCGTCGTCGTTCCAGACCGCTCGGTCGGTCGTGCACTACTCGACGACCTTCGACAGGCCGCGACGGGTGTCGAACTCCGTGCCGTCAGAGACCGGTCGGAACCACCGCAGACGCCCCGTGAGTTCGTCGGGAGCGTCGGCGCGGACCTCACCGATAGACAACACACGGCACTCCAACTCGCGTACTTGGGCGGGTTCTTCGAGTGGCCGCACGGCGTCACGGGCGACGAACTCGCCGAGGCGATGGACGTGTCGCGGGCGACGTTCCACCAGCACCTTCGTGCGGCCGAGCGAAAACTCGTCACACAGTTCTTCGAAGTGGGGTCGAACTAG